TGAAGATAGTCGTTGTGGGAACTCGAGGATTTCCGGATGTCCAGGGCGGGGTAGAAAGACACTGCGAAGAGCTCTATACGCGGCTGGCAGCCCTTGGCTGCGACATTACTGTGATCAGCCGGTCTCCTTACACGGGCGGGACCCCGTATGTGTACCGCGGAGTCCAGGTTTTGCCGGTCGATTGTCCTAAGCATAAGTTTATGGAAGCGCCGATCCACACCCTCCTGGGGGTTTTGAAGGCGAAGCAGCTCAAGGCGAAGATCTTGCATGTACATGCCATCGGCCCGTCGCTTTTTGTTCCCTTGGCGCGACTTCTGGGTATGAAGGTCGTGATGACTCACCACGGCCCTGATTATGAGCGAAAGAAATGGAACTGGTTTGCGAAGACAATACTGAGGCTGGGAGAAAGACTTGGAGTTACCTGCTCTAACCAAGTCATTGCTGTTTCTCAGGCAATCGGCTGCTCCGTTCGCGCAAGATTCGGGCGGGACTTGGCCGTTATTCCAAACGGTGTGGTTGTTTCAGAGCCCGCCCATGAGGAAGAGGTTCTCAAGAAGTACGATCTTGAGCGGGGAGAGTATATTCTTGCGGTCGGACGCCTTGTTCCGGAAAAGGGTTTCGACGAACTCATTGAAAGTTTTGAGCGCTTTGCCACGGCCGGGCAGAGCCGGGTGCTTCGAAAGAAGCTGGTGATCGTGGGTGACGCGGACCATGAGGATGAATACAGCAGGCAGCTCAAGAAGAAAAGCAGCCGCATTTCCGGCGTTGTCATGACCGGGTTTCAGACCGGGAAGCCGCTTCAGGAGCTTTACAGCCATGCAGGCCTTTTTGTGCTGCCGTCCTACCATGAGGGCCTGCCCATCACGCTTCTGGAGGCTCTGAGCTACGGTTCTTCATGTCTGGTCTCCGACATCCCGGCCAATCGCGAGGTGGGTTTGGAAAATGACCGGTACTTCAGACCTGGGGATATTGGTGTGATGACTCGCAAATTGGAGCAGTTTGTCAATGAAGCTCCCGCTGGAGACGGGCCCCGGGCCAAGAGGATTCAGCAGGTCGTCCGCGACTACGATTGGGGCCAGATTGCCGCAAGGACTCTTGAGCTTTATGAAGGAATGCTCGGGTCAAACAATCATTGGCCTATGATCGAGATGAAGGAAAAGGCCCTGGCTTTTGCGGGCTAGCAATACGGGTCTTGGGCGTTTCCCCGAATATGTCGTATAACTAATTGCCATCAAACAAGTTATACTGACACAAAAACTTACACAGCTCTTACTTAATCTCTGACTGAGATTATTCTAAAATATAGTTTTAAAAAACAGCACGGATCATGCGCCCCTCGCAGAGGGGTGCGTGCGTCTCAGGGAACCTGCGGATGCGCTATGAAGCCCGGAGTTAACGCCATGTGGAAAAGAAGAGACTGCTTAACAATACTTTGTTTGCTCGTGACCGCTGCTTCTGCCGGCACCGGAACCCTTTATGCCGGTGAGATCGATGTCAAGGTGAGCGCCTCGGCGAGCCAAGTCTATGACGACAACATCACTTATGCTCAACGGGATGCGCAATCGGATTTTGTTACAAGACTGAGCCCGGAGGTCCGCCTGAGCTACGAGAACGGAAGGACCCAGGCCTCACTCAGTGCCGACTTGTCGCATGAGGTGTATTGGCGGTATTCGGACAACGACCATACCTCGGAGCACGCCAAGGTCGATTTGCTGCACCAGCTATCCAAAAATGATTCAATCCGGGTTACCGATCGCTTCAGCCACAGCTATGAACCCGCAGCCTTTGACGAACAACTCGCAAGAGTCGGAGGGCGCTACAGTTACTACAAGAATAGCTTTGATATTTCATATTTCAAAGAGTTCAGCCGTGATTGGCGCTTCAACTTTGGGTATGGCTATGATGTCGATACCACAAACAGGGCGGATCTGCTTGATTCCGAAGTGCACCGGGTGACCCTCGGAGCGGACTATATCCTTAGCTCGAGAGACAGGGTTTTAGGCAAGTACGACTTTTTGCACAGAACACTGGACCCGGGCGGGGATGCGAACATCCATTCCCTGAGTTTGGGAGAGAGACACAACTTTAGTGAAAAACTGAGTATCGAGGGGTTTGCCGGGGTGGATATGATCGAATCTTATAACGGAGAGTCTATTGTAAAGCCATTGTGGACCGTCATGCTCAGTAACCGTATCACGGATCGAACCTCTGCAAGTTTGTCCTTCACTCAGAGATATTCAACAAATCCCTACACCAGTGATGTCTTTAATTCCTGGAGGGTATCAGGAGAGATAGGCAGCCAGATTTTAAAGAAGTTGAGAGGTTCTGCCTCCCTGTTTTATGCCCGTGGGGAATACGATTCACTGGATCTGAAGGACGAGTTTGTGGGGGCTGGCGTGGCTTTGAACTACGAGCTCAGGAAGGACCTGACCGGTAGTGTCAGCTACAACTATTCCCAGAGCATGTCAAATGTTGAAACGAGAGAATATGAAAAGAATGTTCTCTCTTTTGGGATAAGCTCAGAATTCTAAGAAATGCTAAAAGAGCATTTTGCCTTTTTCCAAAAGCTGGAAATGTTGGGTGATCTGAGCCTTGCGCTGGTCGCCTTCCAATGGATTTATCCCTATGAAGGTTTGTCTCCGGTTCTGCCGGCCTGCCTTTTGATCTGGGCGGTGCTGCTGCATCTCTTGGGCGCTTATGAATCATTCAGGATAAAGCATGTTGGGGACATCCTGCTTGCGATATGGTCTGCGGCATTTATTGCAATTGGGATTTGCGGATTTGCGGCGTATCTTTTGAAATATCAGGATTTGAGCCGGGTCTTTGTCATTTTGGGTTATCTCTCAACCGCCGGGATGGTGTCCTTGGAGAGAATTGCCGTGATGGTGTTCCTGAGGTCTATCCGGAAGAGGGGATACAATTTCAGGCATATCCTTATTGTTGGGACCGGGTTAAGAGCTCAGCAGTTCATGGAGCTGCTTGTGGAGCATTCGGAGTGGGGTCTCAAAATCGTGGGGCTCGTTGACGAGGATAGATCTTTGATCGGAAAAAGGGTTCACGGCTTCGGCGTTATCGGTACTCTCAAGGACGTGCCGGAGATCGTCCACGACAGGGTTGTTGACGAAGTTGTCTTTGTCGCGCCGCGAAGCTGGCATCACAAGATCAAAGAGGTCGTTGCTTTTTGCGAAACCGAGGGAATAAGAGTACACCACGCCTTGGATATGTTTGACCTGAAGTTTGCCAAGGCCAGACCCACGGACCTGGACGGTTTTTTGCTCCTTACGCTGGACAGAACTCCGATGAAGGTTTGGCACCTTTTTGTCAAGGAGGTTTTCGACGTGTTGCTGGCCGGCGTGATGCTGCTTGTGCTCCTGCCGTTGTTCATCTTTGTTGCCGTAGCCGTTAAGATGACATCCAAGGGGCCAGTGTTTCACAAGCAGACACGGTGTGGCCTGAAGGGCAGGCCGTTCACTCTGTATAAGTTCAGGACAATGGTGGAGAACGCAGAAGAATTATTGCCCCGGCTGTCCGAGAATAATGAGATGAGCGGGCCCGTCTTTAAAATGAAAAACGACCCCCGCATTACGCCGCTGGGGAAGATGTTGAGGAAGACCAGTATTGATGAATTGCCGCAGCTTTGGAATGTGCTCAAGCGTGACATGAGTATTGTCGGACCGAGGCCGCCTCTTCCCCAGGAAGTGAAGCGGTATGATAGTTGGCAGAGGCGCCGGCTCAGCATGAGGCCGGGGATCACATGTCTTTGGCAGGTTCAAGGGCGTAATAAAATATGGGATTTCGACGAATGGACTCGTCTGGATCTGCACTACATTGATCATTGGTCGTTTTGGAGCGACTTTAAGATACTGGCACGCACGGTGCCCGCCGTCATCTTTGGTGTCGGCGCAAAATGAGGGAAGTCTGATGAAACAAATTAGAACGCAAGACCGGAGTGCTCGAGCAGCGGTCGGACTAATTTTGGCGGCGGCTTTGGTGGCCGTATCGCCCGGGTATGGGTATGGCCAAACCAGCCCGGATGCCCGTTATTTTGAGCCGATGTCTGCTACACCCATCCAAGATACAGTATCAAGGGCGCGGGAGTATGAGGTCGGTGTCAATGATTTGCTGGACATCAGTATTCTAAAACCGGAGGAGATCCGCAGCACACTGACGGTGGCGGTGGCACCTGACGGAGCTATCACGGTTCCCTATATAGGGAATGTTCAGGCTAACGGACGCACTCTTCCGGTTATTCAGGATGAGGTCCAAAAGCGTTTGGCGGATGGATATGTCGAGTTTCCTGTTGTGTCCGTCTCACTGAGACAAACCCGGAGCAAGAAATTCACGGTTTATGGTCAAGTCGTTCATCCAGGCGCATATCCGGCCGAGGAGCATATGCCGCTTCTCAACGCAATTACAGTTGCCGGCGGTCTCATCGTCCCGGGTTCGAAAGGACAGGTTAAGCTTCTGCGTCCTCATCCCGAAGGAGGTGAGGTTGAGATTCTGGAAACAGATATTTCGGACATTCTGATGGGAGCCCATCAGGACGTGCACGTTCTGTCCGGGGATTCAATAGTAGTGACGGTGGCCAGGTTTTTTGTCTATGGCCAAATCGCCCGGCCCGGCGCTTATCCGGTTGAAGAGAATATGTCCATATTGCATGCGATCACAGTCGCCGGGGGTTTTGTCGAGTCCGGAGCAACCGGCCGGATCAAGCTTTTGCGCCGGCAGGGAGCAAAGGAAGAGTTCGAAGTGCTGGAGTCGGATATTACCGCTATCTTGGAGGGAGCCCATCAGGATATATACGTGTTGCCTTTCGACACCATCGTTGTGAGCGTCGATAAGTTCTTTCTTTATGGCGAAGTCAACCGCCCGGGCATGTATCCGTTGGAGAAAACGACTACCCCCCTTACAGCAATTGCTATGGCGGGAGGTTTTGTTCAGTCGGGGGCGACCGGCCGGATCAAATTGTTGCGGTCGAATACCCAAGGAGAAGAGTTCCACATTCTGGAATCTAATGTTTCAGCCATGCTGGATGGCACCAGCCAAGAGATGGCAATACATCCGGGTGACACGCTGGTGGTTTCGGCCGACAGGTATTTTGTGTCCGGCGATGTGGTGCGCCCGGGCGCTTATCCGGTTGAAGAGAACATGACACTTCTGCACGCTGTCTCTGCCAGCGGCGGCTTTATCGAGTCCGACGCAACCGGTAGTGTAAAACTTTTGCGTCAAGGAGACTCGAATGAAGATTTCCAGATTATTGATTCGGATATTACTGCGATTTTAAGCGGTGCTCACCGGGATGTGAAAGTGCTCCCCGGCGATTCAATCGTTGTGTCTGTGGACAAGTTTTTTGTCTATGGTGAGGTGAACAGACCCGGGATGTATCCCCTGAGTAAGACGACGACGCCTTTGACAGCGATTGCGATGGCTGGTGGGTTTACAAAATTCGGGTCCGCCAGCCATGTCAAGCTGTTGAGGATGAACGAAAAGCTGGGAATGTATGACACGAAGAGCGTGAACATTAAAGATGTCATTTCCGGATACTCAAAAGCCGATTCTTTGCTTCACTCAGGTGATGTTGTTGTAGTTTCGGAAAGTGCGTTTTAGTGGAGAGGAAATACAGTTTCATGGAAGCACACAATGCTGCGATTGAATTGACGGTTCGGGATTATGTGAGGGTGGTGTTCCGCCAGAAGGGCGTTATCTTCGCGACGTTCGTCACTGTGATGGTTATGGCCGTGCTTGGAGCCTTATTGAAGACTCCGGTTTATGAATCCCAGGTCAAAATGCTGATTTCGGGGAGAAAACAGGCGCAGGCAGAGTATTACACGGACATCAGCATAAGCAGCTATCGAAGTGCGCAGATTACCCTGACCCAAACGGAAATCGTGACTTCGGATCCGGTGATCGAAAGAACCGTATCCGTGCTTGGCCTTGCAAAAAAGCCTTTTGATTACGAGAAGAGATTTTGTTCTGTACTGAAGAAGCCGCTTGTGAATCTCCGTAGGATGAGAGTTGAAAAGAAGCTGGACAGCTTGCCGGAAGACCAAAGAAATGCGCTTCTCTTTAGAATGGCTATGGAGGACCTCAGGAGGCGGCTTAACGTGGAGCCTGTGCGGGACACGGATCTTTTCCTTATTGAGGTAAGGGACTTTA
The nucleotide sequence above comes from Candidatus Omnitrophota bacterium. Encoded proteins:
- a CDS encoding glycosyltransferase family 4 protein; the protein is MKIVVVGTRGFPDVQGGVERHCEELYTRLAALGCDITVISRSPYTGGTPYVYRGVQVLPVDCPKHKFMEAPIHTLLGVLKAKQLKAKILHVHAIGPSLFVPLARLLGMKVVMTHHGPDYERKKWNWFAKTILRLGERLGVTCSNQVIAVSQAIGCSVRARFGRDLAVIPNGVVVSEPAHEEEVLKKYDLERGEYILAVGRLVPEKGFDELIESFERFATAGQSRVLRKKLVIVGDADHEDEYSRQLKKKSSRISGVVMTGFQTGKPLQELYSHAGLFVLPSYHEGLPITLLEALSYGSSCLVSDIPANREVGLENDRYFRPGDIGVMTRKLEQFVNEAPAGDGPRAKRIQQVVRDYDWGQIAARTLELYEGMLGSNNHWPMIEMKEKALAFAG
- a CDS encoding outer membrane beta-barrel protein, whose product is MTAASAGTGTLYAGEIDVKVSASASQVYDDNITYAQRDAQSDFVTRLSPEVRLSYENGRTQASLSADLSHEVYWRYSDNDHTSEHAKVDLLHQLSKNDSIRVTDRFSHSYEPAAFDEQLARVGGRYSYYKNSFDISYFKEFSRDWRFNFGYGYDVDTTNRADLLDSEVHRVTLGADYILSSRDRVLGKYDFLHRTLDPGGDANIHSLSLGERHNFSEKLSIEGFAGVDMIESYNGESIVKPLWTVMLSNRITDRTSASLSFTQRYSTNPYTSDVFNSWRVSGEIGSQILKKLRGSASLFYARGEYDSLDLKDEFVGAGVALNYELRKDLTGSVSYNYSQSMSNVETREYEKNVLSFGISSEF
- a CDS encoding sugar transferase, which produces MLKEHFAFFQKLEMLGDLSLALVAFQWIYPYEGLSPVLPACLLIWAVLLHLLGAYESFRIKHVGDILLAIWSAAFIAIGICGFAAYLLKYQDLSRVFVILGYLSTAGMVSLERIAVMVFLRSIRKRGYNFRHILIVGTGLRAQQFMELLVEHSEWGLKIVGLVDEDRSLIGKRVHGFGVIGTLKDVPEIVHDRVVDEVVFVAPRSWHHKIKEVVAFCETEGIRVHHALDMFDLKFAKARPTDLDGFLLLTLDRTPMKVWHLFVKEVFDVLLAGVMLLVLLPLFIFVAVAVKMTSKGPVFHKQTRCGLKGRPFTLYKFRTMVENAEELLPRLSENNEMSGPVFKMKNDPRITPLGKMLRKTSIDELPQLWNVLKRDMSIVGPRPPLPQEVKRYDSWQRRRLSMRPGITCLWQVQGRNKIWDFDEWTRLDLHYIDHWSFWSDFKILARTVPAVIFGVGAK
- a CDS encoding SLBB domain-containing protein, with amino-acid sequence MKQIRTQDRSARAAVGLILAAALVAVSPGYGYGQTSPDARYFEPMSATPIQDTVSRAREYEVGVNDLLDISILKPEEIRSTLTVAVAPDGAITVPYIGNVQANGRTLPVIQDEVQKRLADGYVEFPVVSVSLRQTRSKKFTVYGQVVHPGAYPAEEHMPLLNAITVAGGLIVPGSKGQVKLLRPHPEGGEVEILETDISDILMGAHQDVHVLSGDSIVVTVARFFVYGQIARPGAYPVEENMSILHAITVAGGFVESGATGRIKLLRRQGAKEEFEVLESDITAILEGAHQDIYVLPFDTIVVSVDKFFLYGEVNRPGMYPLEKTTTPLTAIAMAGGFVQSGATGRIKLLRSNTQGEEFHILESNVSAMLDGTSQEMAIHPGDTLVVSADRYFVSGDVVRPGAYPVEENMTLLHAVSASGGFIESDATGSVKLLRQGDSNEDFQIIDSDITAILSGAHRDVKVLPGDSIVVSVDKFFVYGEVNRPGMYPLSKTTTPLTAIAMAGGFTKFGSASHVKLLRMNEKLGMYDTKSVNIKDVISGYSKADSLLHSGDVVVVSESAF